One window of Flavobacteriales bacterium genomic DNA carries:
- a CDS encoding PIN domain-containing protein, with protein METVLIDTSILVGLARNEAKADAALSRVNDALQVICDVVLSEMLDGARNEAEHDRIFLYLNKNFEILPLTMEVSVRFREILRSKGKDRGKNLADYLIAAIAIAHDIPLLTLNTKHFKGIKGLQLA; from the coding sequence ATGGAAACGGTCCTGATCGACACCAGCATCCTTGTCGGCCTTGCCCGGAATGAAGCAAAAGCTGATGCCGCGCTCTCTCGTGTGAATGATGCCCTCCAAGTGATCTGCGACGTGGTGCTCTCCGAAATGCTGGATGGCGCACGGAACGAGGCTGAGCACGACCGGATCTTTTTGTATCTCAACAAAAATTTCGAGATCCTTCCGTTGACGATGGAAGTGTCCGTCCGCTTTCGGGAAATTCTCAGATCAAAGGGCAAGGACAGAGGCAAGAACCTTGCAGACTACCTCATCGCCGCTATCGCGATCGCACACGATATTCCTCTCCTCACTTTGAACACGAAGCACTTCAAGGGCATCAAGGGGCTACAACTCGCCTAA
- the menB gene encoding 1,4-dihydroxy-2-naphthoyl-CoA synthase encodes MSRTWTPIKEYTDIRFEFFAGIAKITINRPEVYNAFRPETTMEMLEAMDICREMNEVGVVVLTGEGDKAFCSGGDQNVKGRGGYIGADGVPRLNILDMHRRIREIPKPVVAMVNGYAIGGGHVLHVVCDLTIASDNARFGQTGPKVGSFDAGFGSSYLARHVGQKKAREIWFLCNQYTAKEAEDMGMVNKVVPLAELEDTTVEWCRIMMQRSPMALRMIKRGLNAELDGQRGLMEFAGDATLMYYLMDEAQEGRNAFMEKREPDFKKFPKFP; translated from the coding sequence ATGTCCCGTACTTGGACCCCGATAAAAGAATACACCGACATCCGCTTCGAGTTCTTCGCAGGCATCGCCAAGATCACCATCAACAGGCCCGAGGTCTACAACGCCTTCCGCCCGGAGACCACCATGGAGATGCTCGAGGCCATGGATATCTGCCGCGAAATGAACGAGGTGGGCGTGGTGGTGCTCACCGGGGAAGGTGACAAGGCTTTCTGTAGCGGCGGTGACCAGAATGTGAAGGGGCGCGGCGGCTACATCGGTGCTGACGGCGTGCCGCGCCTGAACATCCTCGACATGCACCGCCGCATCCGCGAGATCCCCAAGCCCGTGGTGGCCATGGTGAACGGCTATGCCATCGGTGGCGGGCATGTGCTGCACGTGGTGTGCGACCTCACCATCGCTTCGGACAATGCGCGCTTCGGGCAGACCGGCCCGAAGGTGGGCAGCTTTGACGCCGGCTTCGGCAGCAGTTACCTCGCGCGGCACGTCGGCCAGAAGAAGGCCCGCGAGATCTGGTTCCTCTGCAACCAATACACCGCCAAGGAGGCCGAGGACATGGGCATGGTGAACAAGGTGGTGCCGCTCGCCGAGTTGGAGGACACCACGGTGGAATGGTGCCGGATCATGATGCAGCGCAGCCCGATGGCCCTGCGGATGATCAAGCGCGGCCTCAACGCCGAGCTCGACGGCCAACGCGGATTGATGGAATTCGCCGGCGACGCCACGCTGATGTACTATCTGATGGACGAGGCGCAGGAGGGACGAAACGCCTTCATGGAAAAGCGCGAACCGGATTTCAAGAAGTTCCCGAAGTTTCCGTGA